The Thermosulfurimonas sp. F29 genome includes a window with the following:
- the purD gene encoding phosphoribosylamine--glycine ligase has protein sequence MRILVIGGGGREHALCWKLAQSPRVERVYCAPGNAGIAMEEKCECVSIDPFDFEALARFAEEKGVAFTVVGPEDPLARGVADYFEERGLRVFGPSAAAARIEASKVFTKELLARHGIPTASFEVFDDPGAARRYIEKKGAPIVVKADGLAAGKGVVVARTVEEALSAVDRIMVEKVFGEAGNRVIIEECLTGEEASFMVITDGETVLPLPTSQDHKPLLDGDRGPNTGGMGAYSPAPVVTPELAEEILETIMKPTIRALAREGLPYRGVLYGGLMISNGRPYVLEFNCRFGDPEAQPVLMRLETDLVELIEAAFEGRLAEVEVRERPEAAVCVVLASGGYPGKYEKGKEIRGISEAEALPGVKVFHAGTALRDGRLVTAGGRVLGVTALGPDIPSAIRRAYEAVEKIRFENMHYRRDIGAKALKHLRQPLVGILVGSKSDLPQVEAAERVLREFGIPYEVEVASAHRQPDRVRRYAEEAEKRGLRVIIAGAGLAAHLPGVIAAHTTLPVIGVPVPAGPLKGMDALLSIVQMPRGVPVAAVGIGNMANAALLAVEILAVADPDLRERLRRYRERLAQG, from the coding sequence ATGAGGATCCTGGTAATAGGAGGGGGCGGTCGCGAGCACGCCCTTTGCTGGAAGCTGGCTCAGAGTCCGCGGGTGGAGAGGGTTTACTGCGCTCCGGGCAACGCCGGTATAGCCATGGAGGAGAAGTGTGAGTGCGTATCCATTGACCCCTTCGATTTCGAGGCTCTGGCCCGGTTTGCCGAGGAAAAGGGGGTGGCTTTCACGGTGGTGGGTCCCGAGGACCCCCTGGCCCGGGGCGTTGCGGATTATTTCGAGGAACGGGGGCTTCGGGTTTTCGGGCCCTCGGCGGCCGCGGCCCGGATCGAGGCCAGCAAGGTCTTCACCAAGGAGTTGCTGGCCCGGCACGGAATTCCCACCGCGTCCTTTGAGGTCTTCGACGATCCCGGAGCCGCCAGGCGTTACATAGAAAAGAAAGGGGCTCCCATCGTGGTCAAGGCCGACGGACTGGCCGCGGGCAAAGGAGTGGTCGTGGCCCGCACGGTGGAGGAGGCCCTCTCCGCCGTGGATCGGATCATGGTGGAAAAGGTCTTCGGGGAGGCCGGAAACCGCGTGATCATCGAGGAGTGTCTCACCGGCGAGGAGGCCTCCTTCATGGTCATCACCGACGGCGAGACCGTGCTTCCTCTCCCCACCTCCCAGGATCACAAACCCCTTCTCGACGGAGATCGGGGGCCGAACACCGGGGGCATGGGAGCCTATTCTCCGGCTCCGGTGGTCACCCCGGAGCTCGCGGAGGAGATCCTGGAGACCATCATGAAGCCCACCATTCGGGCCCTGGCCAGGGAGGGACTTCCCTACCGGGGGGTCCTTTACGGAGGGTTAATGATAAGTAACGGGCGGCCCTATGTGCTCGAGTTCAACTGTCGCTTCGGCGACCCGGAGGCCCAGCCGGTCCTCATGCGACTTGAGACCGATCTCGTGGAACTCATCGAGGCCGCCTTTGAGGGAAGGCTTGCGGAGGTGGAGGTGCGGGAGAGGCCCGAGGCCGCGGTCTGCGTGGTGCTGGCCTCCGGAGGTTATCCCGGAAAGTACGAAAAGGGGAAGGAGATCCGGGGGATCTCCGAGGCGGAGGCCCTTCCCGGGGTCAAGGTCTTTCACGCCGGAACCGCCCTTCGCGACGGCCGGCTCGTTACCGCCGGCGGAAGGGTACTGGGGGTGACGGCCCTCGGACCGGACATTCCCTCGGCCATCCGCCGGGCCTACGAGGCCGTGGAGAAGATCCGCTTCGAGAACATGCACTATCGCCGGGACATCGGGGCCAAGGCCTTAAAACACCTCCGTCAACCCCTGGTGGGGATCCTGGTGGGTAGCAAGAGCGATCTTCCCCAGGTGGAGGCCGCGGAGAGGGTCCTGCGGGAGTTCGGGATCCCCTACGAGGTGGAGGTGGCTTCGGCGCATCGGCAGCCGGATAGGGTGAGACGGTATGCGGAGGAAGCCGAGAAACGAGGGCTCAGGGTGATCATCGCCGGGGCGGGGCTTGCGGCCCATCTGCCGGGGGTCATAGCGGCCCACACCACCCTCCCGGTGATAGGGGTTCCGGTTCCGGCCGGGCCGCTGAAGGGTATGGACGCCCTGCTTTCCATCGTGCAGATGCCCCGGGGGGTGCCGGTGGCCGCGGTGGGCATCGGCAACATGGCCAACGCCGCCCTTCTCGCCGTGGAGATCCTGGCCGTTGCCGATCCGGATCTCCGGGAGAGGCTCAGAAGGTATCGGGAAAGGCTCGCTCAGGGATGA